From the genome of Synchiropus splendidus isolate RoL2022-P1 chromosome 17, RoL_Sspl_1.0, whole genome shotgun sequence, one region includes:
- the ephb4a gene encoding ephrin type-B receptor 4a, producing MELARRSLVLLWCVLLEWTFQASAEEEVLMNTKTETSDLKWTIFSLAKPEWEEVSGLDEENNSVRIYQICQTDSSTSHWLRSGFIPRHRASHVYVELRFTMMECSSTSSNHRTCKETFNLFYYQADSDEATASYPPWMENPYVKVDTVAADFLLKEGGERKFNVKTLRLGPLSKRGFYLAFQAQGASMALLSVRVFFKKCPPLVSQLSSFPETVPHTLVQEAQGVCVQHAAQQGPRPRPPKLFCGEDGQWVGQPTTSCACLPGFEPAEGQTKCIACPVSQFKSSTDGQCTSCPRFSLATARGAAVCACQPGFFRAESDSPDSPCTRPPSSPRGIITDINDTTLSLEWNEPLDNGGRSDLSYTVKCLVCRTPKGSCLPCGDSVSYRPTRHNLLGRRVEVWGLLSHTTYTFTIQALNGVSHLSGREPASESVNITTSHDVPSLVSVIRKSDSTESSLTLHWSIPVEQHYTIQMYQLRYCETDRRSEDQCHYTESNRNQAVLTDLRRATQYEVQVRAKTTAGYGTFSPAAVFRTLPDEHDASSQFLVPGILIAIGMLLLVIFVFLAAYCIRRHSRIKDPEMSDKNSQYLIGQGVKVYIDPFTYEDPNEAVREFAKEIDVSFVKIEEVIGAGEFGEVCRGRLRVPGKKENYVAIKTLKGGYTEKQRRDFLSEASIMGQFQHPNIIHLEGIITASCPVMILTEFMENGALDSFLRLNDSQFTPIQLVGMLRGIASGMKYLAEMSYVHRDLAARNILINSNLVCKVSDFGLSRFLQENSSDPTYTSSLGGKIPIRWTAPEAIAFRKFTSASDVWSYGIVMWEVMSFGERPYWDMSNQDVINAIEQDYRLPPPPDCPTHLHQLMLDCWQKDRSARPRFSDLVSALDKLIRNPASLKIVAQEGAGLSYPLLDQRAPATVSSFTSVGEWLRAVKMERYEDSFLQAGFTSVNQLPQITTQDLLHMGVTLAGHQRKILSSIQAMTFGNNGTTTVSF from the exons AGGTTCTGATGAACACCAAAACAGAGACTTCGGATTTGAAGTGGACCATCTTCTCCCTTGCCAAACCCGAG TGGGAGGAAGTCAGCGGCCTGGACGAGGAGAACAACAGCGTGAGGATCTATCAGATTTGCCAGACCGACAGCTCGACCAGCCACTGGCTTCGGAGCGGCTTCATCCCGCGACACCGAGCGTCCCACGTTTACGTGGAGCTGCGATTCACCATGATGGAGTGTTCCTCCACCAGCAGTAATCACCGGACCTGCAAGGAGACCTTCAACCTGTTCTACTACCAAGCCGACTCTGATGAGGCCACGGCTTCTTATCCACCGTGGATGGAGAACCCTTACGTCAAG GTGGACACAGTGGCTGCGGACTTCCTGCTGAAGGAGGGTGGGGAGCGGAAATTCAATGTGAAGACCTTAAGACTGGGCCCTCTCTCCAAAAGAGGCTTCTACTTGGCCTTCCAGGCTCAGGGGGCCTCCATGGCCCTGCTCTCTGTCAGGGTGTTCTTTAAGAAGTGCCCTCCTCTTGTCAGCCAGCTCTCTTCTTTCCCTGAGACCGTCCCTCACACTCTGGTGCAGGAGGCGCAGGGGGTGTGTGTGCAGCACGCCGCCCAGCAGGGACCCCGGCCCCGGCCGCCCAAGCTGTTCTGCGGGGAGGACGGCCAGTGGGTGGGCCAGCCGACCACCTCCTGCGCCTGTCTACCCGGGTTCGAGCCCGCGGAGGGACAAACCAAATGCATAG CTTGTCCTGTGAGTCAGTTCAAGTCGAGCACGGACGGTCAGTGCACAAGCTGTCCCCGCTTCAGTCTCGCCACCGCCAGAGGAGCGGCGGTGTGTGCCTGCCAGCCGGGATTCTTCCGCGCCGAATCCGACTCTCCAGACTCGCCATGTACTA GGCCCCCGTCGTCCCCTCGCGGCATCATCACCGACATCAACGACACCACGCTCAGCCTGGAGTGGAACGAGCCGCTCGACAACGGCGGCAGAAGTGACCTGAGCTACACGGTCAAGTGTTTGGTGTGTAGGACGCCGAAAGGTTCCTGTCTGCCCTGCGGCGACAGCGTCAGCTACAGACCCACGCGGCACAACCTGCTGGGCCGGCGGGTGGAGGTGTGGGGTCTGCTCTCGCACACCACGTACACCTTCACCATCCAGGCTCTCAACGGAGTGTCTCATCTGAGCGGCAGGGAACCCGCCAGCGAGAGCGTCAACATCACCACCAGCCATGACG TGCCGTCGCTGGTGTCGGTGATTCGGAAGAGTGACTCCACAGAGAGCAGCCTGACTCTGCACTGGTCCATCCCTGTAGAGCAGCATTACACCATCCAGATGTATCAGCTGCGCTACTGCGAGACG GACCGGCGCAGTGAAGATCAGTGCCATTACACGGAGAGCAACAGGAACCAAGCGGTGCTGACGGACCTCCGAAGGGCCACCCAGTATGAAGTGCAGGTCCGGGCCAAGACCACCGCCGGTTATGGAACCTTCAGTCCTGCTGCAGTGTTCCGCACACTGCCTGATG AACACGATGCGTCGTCCCAGTTCCTGGTGCCAGGAATCCTCATCGCCATCGGGATGCTGCTTttggtcatttttgttttcctggcTGCCTACTGCATACG cagacacagccGTATCAAAGACCCAGAAATGAGCGATAAGAACAGCCAGTACCTCATCGgccaag GGGTCAAGGTTTACATCGACCCCTTCACCTACGAGGACCCTAATGAGGCGGTGCGTGAATTTGCCAAGGAAATCGACGTTTCCTTTGTAAAGATTGAAGAGGTTATCGGCGCTG GAGAGTTTGGGGAGGTGTGCCGAGGACGGCTCCGGGTGCCGGGGAAGAAAGAGAACTACGTCGCCATCAAGACGCTGAAAGGCGGCTACACTGAGAAGCAGAGGCGGGATTTCCTCTCGGAAGCCTCCATCATGGGTCAGTTCCAGCACCCCAACATCATCCATCTGGAGGGGATCATCACAGCCAGCTGCCCGGTGATGATCCTCACCGAGTTCATGGAGAACGGAGCGCTGGACTCATTTCTCCGG ctGAACGACAGCCAGTTCACGCCCATCCAGCTGGTGGGGATGCTGCGAGGTATCGCCTCCGGCATGAAGTATCTGGCGGAGATGAGCTACGTCCACCGAGACCTGGCCGCCCGCAACATCCTGATTAACAGCAACCTGGTGTGTAAGGTGTCCGACTTTGGCCTTTCCCGCTTCCTGCAGGAGAACTCGTCGGACCCGACCTACACCAGCTCCCTG GGTGGGAAGATCCCGATCCGCTGGACGGCACCTGAGGCGATAGCCTTCAGGAAGTTCACATCCGCGTCCGACGTGTGGAGCTACGGCATCGTGATGTGGGAAGTCATGTCCTTTGGGGAGAGGCCGTACTGGGACATGAGCAACCAGGAC GTGATCAATGCCATCGAGCAGGACTACCGGCTGCCCCCGCCCCCCGACTGCCCCACTCATCTGCACCAGCTCATGCTGGACTGCTGGCAGAAGGATCGCTCTGCGCGGCCGCGCTTCTCCGACCTGGTCAGCGCGCTGGACAAGCTGATCCGAAACCCTGCGTCTCTGAAGATCGTGGCTCAGGAGGGAGCGGG CCTGTCTTACCCCCTGCTGGACCAGCGAGCACCGGCCACCGTCTCCTCCTTCACGTCGGTGGGCGAGTGGCTGAGGGCGGTCAAGATGGAGCGCTACGAGGACAGCTTCTTGCAGGCTGGCTTCACTTCTGTCAACCAGCTGCCGCAGATCACCACACA AGATCTTCTCCACATGGGTGTAACGTTGGCCGGACACCAGCGGAAAATCCTGTCCAGCATCCAGGCGATGACATTCGGCAACAACGGCACCACAACTGTGAGCTTCTAG